From the Lactuca sativa cultivar Salinas chromosome 9, Lsat_Salinas_v11, whole genome shotgun sequence genome, the window TGATTGAAAAAATGCCAATGGCACCTCACGCAGGTGTATATGGTTCGCTTCTAAACGCGAGTCGAATTCGAAAAAGAATTGATCTTGGAGAGTTTGCAGCAAATGAGCTTTTCAAAATTGAGCCACAAAATTCGGGTAATTATGTTTTGCTTTCAAATATGTACGCATCAATGGGGAAATGGGGCAATGTTGAGAGGGTAAGAAAGGAAATGAAAGTAATAGGAGTAAAGAAAACAACCGGATGGAGTTTCGTGGAGTATAATGGGAAATTACATAAGTTTATTGTAGGTGATAAGTCGCACGAAAGATCGGATGATATATACAAGTTATTAATGGAATTAagaaagaaaatgagggtggTTGGGTATAATGTTGATAAGGAGAGTGTGTTGAGAGATGTTGAAGATGAAGAGAAGGAAGAGATGGTGGGGACTCATAGTGAGAAGTTAGCGGTTTGTTTCGCTATTCTTGTGAGTGAAAAAGGGAGTAGTATTAGAATTGTGAAGAATTTAAGGGTTTGTTGGGATTGTCATGAAGCTATGAAGATTTTGTCAAAGTTGGAAGGTAGAGAGATTATTGTAAGGGATAATAATAGGTTTCATTTGTTTCGTGATGGTTTATGCTCTTGCAACGATTATTGGTAGGTTATAGAACTGTATTTTTGCATGTATTGGACTGAGACTGATGTCAATGAAACAAAATTGAAATATCTAGCTCAAAAAGTGGGACATGGACTCCCACTCAAttatataaaagaaaaacaaaaacaaaatgccaataaaataaaaaaaccctCGAAACAAATTCCGTGATTTAAGTAGATTCTACAATGTACAACCCTTTAATGCATAGTTtaatctttcaccacatttaGTATCCTCTTGTCGGATGCCTCTCCCGCAACAAATTTCCCGCCATTTTTCTTACTTTTACTATTACTGTTACTGCTACTGTTACTGTTACTACCAGTTGTGCCTTTTTTGGGGACAACACGCTGCAAAATACGAACGGGGATCCCACCCATATCAAAGTCTTCCTTTAAAGATCTTGTTAAGAACCTTAAATCTGTGTCTGAAAGCCGTGTCTTTCCACTAACAAACGCGACAAAAGTCGGTGGTCGGGCTTTCACTTGTGTGAAATACTTCACTTTCGGCTGAGACGCTAGATCCTTCCATGAATGCCGGCTCATTACCTGAAagaaatagcatcatactttcatttatttccatTATTACTTTTTCTTACAAATTTGAACTAATAAAAATATACCTTGCATAACCAACGATTAAGGCGAGCAGTTGATAACCTTAAACACCATTTTTTGTATGTTTGAATCACCTCCTCCATCACATCTATTCTTCCTTTTCCCTCTAATGCTGAAACAAATACAACTGGGATCCCTGCCACCTGTcaaatcaaaaatcaaatattttaaaattcaaaccaaaatttttctccattaagtcaaaaagaaacgtAGCTTACTTGGGGTATGATTGTCTGAATCTCTTCAGGAACAGCTTTAACAACCCGATCATATAATTTATCTTTGAGAAGATCCATCTTATTCACAATTATTACCAAACCTCTCCCTTCTTCTATAGATCTTCTTGCTATCACTACCTCATCGTGTGTCATGCTTTTCCGAGCTTTTGAAACCTTCACGAAGAGAGCATAgtgcaaaatgaccattttacccttgtgaACATATTTATGCAAGAAAGTGTAGAATTCAATTATTCAAACAAACCTCTTCGCCATCGAGGACCAAAGCAACAACATGAGCCCTCATTAGATTTTTCTTTGACTGGACAACACTCAGCGACCCTGGTCCTTTTTCCGACTTTGTCCTCTGTAACCAACCTGCAGTGTCAACCTatacaagggtaaaatggtcatttccaATGGAACTGAAAGCGGAAAAGAGAATTGTAAGGTGTTTTACCATGTATATCGTTCTCCCTTCATACTGAAACTCAACTCTAACTGAATCTCTAGTTAAACCAGCTTCTGGGCCCACAAGAACACGATCTTCCTGCAGAATTGCATTCAACAAGGTTGACTTTCCAACATTAGGTCGTCCTACAAATGCCAGCTGTAATGGTAGCTTTGACTCATCCTCTTGCTCACTAGACTCACACTCTTCATTACTTGCATCCACAGATTCTAATTTGCAATATAAAAGATTATAGCCTgttatagaaagaaatgaaagtaggatgataTAATGTATGAATAAGCTTACCATTGATATTCTTGAGCATATGTTCCTCAAGAAGTGGTCTAAGAACTTCATATAAGTCATTCATCCCCAAGCCGGTTTCAGCTGAGAGAGGAATGGGATCTCCAAATCCCAAGATTTGGGCTTCACCAGAAGCAGCATCAACTGAACCAAATCCATCATCAAGTGATTCGGCTTTATTCATCACCATAATAATCTTGATTCCAGGAGCATGCTTTCTAAGCCACTTTCCAACATCCAAATCCATAGGCTGCAATCCATCTCTAATCAACAACAAATAAAGATATTAATTATATCATACACTCAAGATAAAGaaaaattaaagcttttaatcaaAACAGATATCAAAAGAGCTAACCTTGCATCAATGAGAAATAGTGCAAGATTGGACATCCTCAACACATTTGCTGTCATTTCTGCAGTCCTTCCAAGAACAGAACCAGATGAAGCTTCAGCCTCTAAACCAGCTGAATCCAACACCTTAAATCTTAAATCACCCAATTTTGCAATCCCCTCTCGTATATCTCTAGTCACATGATCATTAGGAGTGTTGTACACAAGTGCCTCTCTCCTTCTAATCAACCTACAATAGATCCCACACAATGTGtacgtatgtatgtatgtatgcatgtatgtatgtataactattCAAGAACAGCTAACCTATTAAACAATGCAGATTTGCCAACATTGGGTCTGCCAATAAGAAGTACAGTTGGAAGCAAGCGGGCATCTACTTTGCTGAATTCAACTGGTTTTCCACTTAACTGGGTCCCACTGGTTTCAACACAAGAGTCTTTGATATCATTGCTTACATCATCAGGAGCTCGAATGGTAGAAAACCAATGTCTATTTTCGAAAGTAGAATGATGGAGGTGTGAACCTAACAATGAAAAACAATCTCAACATCTCAAGATCATGTTTTCCTGTCCTTTTAGGAGATGTACAAATTGTATATGTGTTGTATACAATCACACCTGAATAATACCTT encodes:
- the LOC111878905 gene encoding uncharacterized protein LOC111878905; the encoded protein is MSLSRVHTLSRQKIFYHFRITTLLPRNLVHHSIYNERSPPLQFTKGSHLHHSTFENRHWFSTIRAPDDVSNDIKDSCVETSGTQLSGKPVEFSKVDARLLPTVLLIGRPNVGKSALFNRLIRRREALVYNTPNDHVTRDIREGIAKLGDLRFKVLDSAGLEAEASSGSVLGRTAEMTANVLRMSNLALFLIDARDGLQPMDLDVGKWLRKHAPGIKIIMVMNKAESLDDGFGSVDAASGEAQILGFGDPIPLSAETGLGMNDLYEVLRPLLEEHMLKNINESVDASNEECESSEQEDESKLPLQLAFVGRPNVGKSTLLNAILQEDRVLVGPEAGLTRDSVRVEFQYEGRTIYMVDTAGWLQRTKSEKGPGSLSVVQSKKNLMRAHVVALVLDGEEVSKARKSMTHDEVVIARRSIEEGRGLVIIVNKMDLLKDKLYDRVVKAVPEEIQTIIPQVAGIPVVFVSALEGKGRIDVMEEVIQTYKKWCLRLSTARLNRWLCKVMSRHSWKDLASQPKVKYFTQVKARPPTFVAFVSGKTRLSDTDLRFLTRSLKEDFDMGGIPVRILQRVVPKKGTTGSNSNSSSNSNSKSKKNGGKFVAGEASDKRILNVVKD